Proteins from a genomic interval of Oceanispirochaeta crateris:
- a CDS encoding transketolase, translating to MNKKEKVVFLKEKAKELRKTALTMIHGAQSGHPGGSLSAADFMAALYFDELNIRPEEPRWIDRDRFVLSKGHVCPILYSALALREYFPYETIFTLRKQGSILQGHPDMKVCPGVDISTGSLGQGFSTAVGMAIAAKRDGRDYRVFCLVGDGECDEGQIWEAVMTAVKYKLDNLILIVDNNNLQNDNTCDVVMPTGDLKKKFEAFGCEAMGIDGHAMEEIVDAFDKVRNSKNGIPKVIVGKCVKGKGVSFMENVVMWHGMAPNDEQFKQALTEVEAMV from the coding sequence ATGAATAAAAAAGAAAAAGTGGTCTTCCTAAAAGAGAAAGCCAAAGAATTAAGGAAAACTGCATTAACCATGATTCATGGTGCCCAATCTGGTCATCCTGGTGGTTCACTGTCAGCAGCCGATTTCATGGCAGCCCTTTATTTTGATGAATTAAATATCAGGCCAGAGGAGCCTCGTTGGATTGACAGAGATCGTTTTGTCCTTTCTAAAGGGCATGTTTGTCCCATTCTTTACTCTGCTCTGGCTCTGAGAGAGTATTTTCCCTATGAGACGATTTTTACTTTAAGAAAACAGGGGTCTATTCTGCAGGGACATCCGGATATGAAAGTATGTCCCGGTGTGGATATCTCAACCGGATCTCTAGGACAAGGATTTTCTACAGCTGTTGGAATGGCTATTGCAGCTAAACGGGATGGGCGTGATTATCGAGTTTTTTGTCTAGTTGGAGATGGAGAGTGTGATGAAGGTCAGATATGGGAAGCCGTTATGACCGCTGTCAAATATAAGTTGGATAATTTAATTCTCATTGTGGATAATAACAACTTGCAGAATGATAATACCTGTGATGTGGTCATGCCTACAGGTGACTTGAAAAAGAAATTTGAAGCTTTTGGTTGTGAGGCCATGGGGATCGACGGACACGCTATGGAAGAGATTGTCGATGCTTTTGACAAAGTCCGGAATAGCAAAAATGGAATACCCAAGGTGATTGTTGGAAAGTGTGTGAAAGGAAAAGGAGTTTCCTTTATGGAAAATGTGGTGATGTGGCACGGCATGGCACCCAATGATGAACAGTTTAAACAGGCTCTGACCGAAGTGGAGGCAATGGTATAA
- a CDS encoding tripartite tricarboxylate transporter permease yields the protein MTMLILFGSVIMGIIFGATPGLTATLGVALLTTLTYGMDHSTAMVALMGIYVGGVYGGSYTSILVNIPGTAASAATALDGYPLACKGQAGRALGLTTTSSAIGTFIGMIFVVLLSPIISALALEFTSFEFFLLAMFGIIISGTLTSQDLVYKGWIAGFIGLFLATIGRDKLQFFPRYTFGMSDLEGGLDLVPVLIGAFGIPQIIQSLRDNFKIGETQKFKKILPDFKTIGQNIPTIIRSSLIGVGIGAVPGIGEDIAGWVSYGTAKKVSKHPEEYGKGSVEAVISTETANNACIGGAMIPLLNLGIPGSPPAAMLLGALMLHGIQPGPMLNIDNPTFILDITAILLLASVAMWICGILLAKQVVKVLRIPTSLFMPVIAVLCIIGSYALGTRVFNLFLMLPIGIIAYFLTEMKYPIAPLIIGVILGDMCDSNLRRALMVSKGSFLPVLTRPVSLVLFIVIVLLILGQIPAFQRFQKTVKEQFISHFKKNNRNAQS from the coding sequence ATGACTATGTTGATCCTTTTCGGCTCGGTTATCATGGGTATCATATTCGGTGCGACTCCTGGACTTACAGCCACTTTAGGAGTTGCTCTGTTAACAACTTTGACCTATGGAATGGATCATTCAACGGCCATGGTGGCATTGATGGGGATTTATGTCGGAGGTGTTTATGGTGGAAGCTACACTTCGATTCTTGTCAATATTCCCGGGACTGCCGCCTCTGCAGCCACTGCTTTAGATGGTTATCCTCTAGCCTGTAAGGGCCAGGCGGGCAGAGCCTTGGGATTGACCACGACATCTTCGGCCATCGGAACATTCATAGGTATGATTTTTGTAGTGTTGCTTTCACCTATCATATCTGCACTGGCTTTGGAGTTTACCTCCTTTGAGTTTTTCCTTTTGGCCATGTTTGGAATTATTATAAGTGGAACCCTGACCAGTCAGGATTTGGTCTATAAGGGTTGGATCGCCGGTTTCATCGGTCTTTTCCTTGCTACTATCGGCCGGGATAAGCTGCAGTTCTTTCCACGCTATACCTTTGGAATGAGTGATTTGGAAGGCGGATTGGACCTGGTGCCAGTTTTAATAGGAGCCTTTGGAATCCCTCAAATTATCCAGTCTCTTCGGGATAATTTTAAGATTGGAGAGACACAGAAATTCAAGAAAATACTGCCGGATTTTAAAACCATCGGGCAAAACATTCCTACGATCATACGATCATCTCTCATCGGGGTCGGGATTGGAGCTGTTCCTGGAATTGGTGAAGACATTGCCGGGTGGGTTTCTTACGGTACGGCTAAAAAGGTTAGTAAACACCCTGAAGAGTATGGAAAAGGTTCTGTTGAAGCCGTAATTTCAACTGAGACAGCGAATAATGCCTGTATCGGTGGAGCCATGATTCCTTTACTGAATCTTGGAATCCCCGGAAGTCCTCCTGCGGCTATGCTTCTGGGTGCCTTGATGCTCCATGGTATACAGCCTGGTCCCATGTTAAATATCGATAATCCAACATTTATTTTGGATATTACGGCAATTTTGTTACTTGCTTCGGTAGCTATGTGGATTTGCGGTATCCTCCTGGCAAAGCAGGTTGTTAAGGTTTTGAGGATTCCCACATCCTTGTTTATGCCTGTCATCGCCGTATTGTGCATCATTGGTTCTTATGCTTTGGGAACAAGAGTTTTTAATCTATTTCTTATGCTTCCCATCGGCATTATTGCCTACTTCCTCACGGAGATGAAGTATCCGATTGCCCCTCTTATCATAGGTGTCATCCTGGGAGATATGTGCGATTCAAACCTCAGAAGAGCGTTGATGGTTTCAAAAGGAAGCTTTCTACCCGTCCTGACAAGACCCGTTTCTTTGGTTCTTTTTATTGTGATTGTTCTGTTGATCCTTGGGCAGATTCCCGCCTTTCAGAGGTTTCAAAAGACTGTAAAAGAGCAATTTATTTCACATTTTAAAAAGAATAATAGGAACGCCCAGTCCTGA
- a CDS encoding tripartite tricarboxylate transporter TctB family protein, with protein sequence MEEKKLRQYDFITSIILLLFGLWELTEAFKMPMKESYGGVQSTWYVSPALLPLFIGGGILFLGMILLINSVKTGGASSFIEGVKHTKSIQVSEKTKRIFTIVLGFASLIYLYIPRIDFYLSLALFLFFVCSAFYADNEVIRKKITRHYLVVCLIFIVLIATGLDAVLKGILKYNMDILILLFLVYLNILSRVIGKKLEIPSKIFRQVTLVSVFVPLALCPLFRYFLLVPLPVEGGIIKLMNLIYYTIR encoded by the coding sequence ATGGAAGAAAAGAAGCTTCGTCAATACGATTTTATTACAAGCATCATTTTGCTGCTGTTTGGGCTGTGGGAGTTGACTGAAGCCTTTAAAATGCCTATGAAAGAGTCCTATGGGGGAGTTCAGAGCACCTGGTATGTTTCACCGGCTCTTCTGCCACTGTTCATTGGAGGGGGAATCCTTTTTTTAGGAATGATTCTTCTGATCAATTCAGTTAAAACCGGAGGAGCTTCTTCATTTATTGAGGGTGTAAAACATACCAAAAGCATTCAAGTAAGTGAAAAAACCAAAAGGATTTTCACTATTGTGCTGGGCTTTGCTTCACTCATCTATCTGTATATTCCTCGAATTGATTTTTATTTAAGTCTGGCCCTTTTTCTGTTCTTTGTCTGTTCGGCTTTTTATGCAGATAATGAAGTCATCAGAAAAAAAATCACTAGGCACTATTTAGTTGTGTGTCTGATTTTTATAGTTCTGATCGCCACAGGTCTGGATGCTGTCTTGAAGGGAATCCTTAAATACAATATGGATATCCTCATACTTCTATTCCTGGTTTATTTAAATATCTTAAGCCGGGTCATCGGAAAAAAACTGGAAATCCCTTCAAAAATATTCCGCCAAGTTACTCTTGTTTCAGTTTTTGTACCTCTGGCACTATGCCCCTTGTTCCGGTATTTTCTGCTGGTTCCCCTTCCTGTGGAAGGCGGAATTATTAAACTGATGAACCTCATCTACTACACCATTCGATAA
- a CDS encoding Bug family tripartite tricarboxylate transporter substrate binding protein → MKKLFVLVLCLAALSGLVFAEGQGEYPERDITNILVWGAGGGTDTCNRVVMAEMAKELGVNINVVNKPGGVAGSVGMSDAFSKEDDGYTICGLSESCVTSAVMGGFPERMNVWDFFIIGGSPDIVSVTPDAPYNTIEELISAAKANPGSIRAGASGAGSIHHLNLLALMNGTGAKFNYIPYDGSAPAQNAAMTGEISVVVTSAAEQAQLIRGGKLKPLGMLVPDDFTLAGKTIPTAFTAFPSLSEYLPISQAIGFAIKKTADESIKIKLRNAFTVAMNSDAVINFGKENFYILSGAYGEKANKVFDNLESNFGWTLKELGAAKVDPASLGIEKL, encoded by the coding sequence ATGAAGAAACTATTTGTACTGGTTCTTTGTCTTGCTGCACTGTCCGGATTGGTCTTTGCAGAGGGTCAGGGGGAATATCCTGAAAGAGATATTACAAACATTCTGGTATGGGGAGCCGGTGGTGGTACCGATACATGTAACCGGGTTGTAATGGCAGAAATGGCAAAAGAGCTTGGTGTTAATATCAATGTTGTTAACAAACCTGGTGGAGTTGCCGGTTCTGTAGGTATGAGCGATGCATTCAGTAAAGAAGACGATGGTTATACAATCTGTGGTCTTTCTGAATCTTGTGTAACCTCTGCAGTTATGGGCGGATTTCCTGAAAGAATGAATGTTTGGGACTTTTTTATCATTGGTGGATCTCCTGATATCGTATCAGTTACACCCGATGCACCCTACAATACGATAGAAGAATTAATTTCAGCTGCAAAGGCCAATCCTGGATCAATCCGTGCTGGTGCAAGTGGAGCTGGATCTATTCACCACCTGAACCTATTAGCCCTTATGAATGGTACAGGAGCCAAGTTTAACTATATTCCTTATGATGGATCTGCTCCTGCACAGAATGCTGCCATGACTGGAGAAATCTCTGTAGTTGTAACTTCTGCAGCAGAACAGGCACAGTTGATTCGTGGTGGAAAATTAAAACCGCTAGGAATGCTCGTTCCCGATGATTTCACACTGGCTGGAAAAACAATTCCAACAGCATTTACAGCCTTTCCTTCTTTAAGTGAATATCTGCCTATTTCTCAGGCTATCGGTTTTGCAATCAAGAAAACCGCTGATGAATCAATCAAAATCAAATTGAGAAATGCTTTTACTGTGGCAATGAACTCTGATGCCGTGATTAACTTTGGTAAAGAAAACTTTTACATTCTGTCTGGTGCTTACGGCGAAAAAGCAAACAAAGTATTCGATAATCTTGAATCCAATTTTGGTTGGACCCTGAAAGAACTGGGTGCTGCCAAAGTAGATCCTGCATCCTTGGGAATCGAAAAACTGTAA
- a CDS encoding sugar phosphate isomerase/epimerase family protein, with amino-acid sequence MSLKPKYAVITGFLGESQDRFRSYNAPRTLEEKFKMMNSLEDVDGVELVYPYEVNDPSMVKSLLGKYSLNMAAVNVNIKKDDDFINGSISHPDKAVRDKAVRFIKEAKDFAAEVGADKVQCCPLGDGYEYSFQSDYSTSWKRMVACLEEAGAYKPEIPLFIEYKPNEIRGRCFIDNSAKALCLLNDIGNKNVGVTLDFGHSIYGGETPAEALCLVADSPFPYYIHINDNDGRWDWDYMAGTRHFQEYLEFVYYVKRYGYSDYLTSDTSPTRVDIKECFEANARWTTKMWDLLDTLDLQELTKLLNQSDFVKNWKFLENEVFFKK; translated from the coding sequence ATGAGCCTAAAACCTAAATATGCCGTTATCACCGGATTTCTCGGGGAAAGTCAGGATCGATTCAGGTCATACAATGCCCCAAGAACTCTGGAAGAAAAATTTAAGATGATGAACTCTTTAGAGGATGTTGATGGAGTAGAGTTGGTATATCCATATGAGGTCAATGACCCTTCCATGGTAAAAAGCCTTCTTGGAAAATACAGTCTTAATATGGCTGCTGTGAATGTGAATATTAAAAAAGATGATGACTTCATAAATGGCAGTATTTCTCATCCGGATAAGGCCGTTCGTGATAAAGCTGTACGATTTATCAAGGAAGCCAAAGATTTTGCTGCTGAAGTTGGAGCAGACAAAGTTCAATGCTGTCCTCTGGGGGATGGTTATGAATATAGTTTTCAATCTGATTACTCAACTTCTTGGAAGAGGATGGTGGCCTGTTTGGAAGAAGCCGGTGCCTATAAACCTGAGATACCACTGTTTATTGAGTACAAACCCAATGAGATCCGGGGACGCTGTTTTATTGATAATTCTGCGAAAGCTCTTTGCCTCTTGAATGATATTGGGAATAAGAACGTTGGGGTTACTCTGGATTTTGGACACTCCATTTACGGTGGAGAAACACCGGCTGAGGCTTTGTGTCTGGTAGCAGACAGCCCCTTTCCATACTACATACATATCAATGATAATGATGGTCGTTGGGACTGGGATTATATGGCTGGAACACGACATTTTCAGGAATATCTGGAGTTTGTGTATTATGTAAAACGATATGGTTACAGTGATTATTTAACTTCTGATACATCTCCAACCAGAGTTGATATCAAGGAGTGCTTTGAAGCCAACGCCAGATGGACGACAAAAATGTGGGACCTCCTTGATACTCTTGATCTGCAAGAATTAACAAAACTTTTGAATCAGAGTGATTTTGTTAAAAACTGGAAATTCCTCGAAAATGAGGTGTTCTTTAAAAAATAA
- a CDS encoding sugar phosphate isomerase/epimerase family protein has translation MGFLADWGFDTMQLEIFHPEQLIAWTDDACLKLKEHSLKTGITFSQFVAHFLMSSFDSPSSLYSDSGLNEAAEISEKLRRHELTSVVTIPLPSFAGHAEDEVHQKQLDEKVIRFWEILSSHNLKLAFEPQPLSLGADLAFLKRIPQVGLNLDPGHLQCSGLDPFSLDRSIFSRVMSTHLCENDGTENLSLSPGTYEKNRWGGLIGQLEEAGYRNSLDIEIICPPENVEKTYKEGLLFLKKNMDFVNENSPA, from the coding sequence ATGGGCTTCTTGGCAGATTGGGGCTTCGATACCATGCAGCTGGAAATTTTTCATCCGGAGCAACTGATTGCATGGACCGATGATGCATGCCTAAAGCTAAAAGAGCATTCTTTAAAGACGGGAATCACTTTTAGTCAGTTTGTAGCTCATTTTTTGATGTCCTCCTTTGATTCTCCCAGCTCTCTTTATTCCGACTCAGGTTTAAATGAGGCTGCTGAAATCAGTGAAAAACTCAGAAGGCATGAACTTACATCGGTTGTGACTATTCCTCTGCCGTCATTCGCTGGCCATGCTGAAGATGAGGTTCATCAGAAACAATTGGATGAGAAAGTAATAAGATTCTGGGAAATCTTATCTTCTCATAATCTTAAACTGGCATTTGAACCACAACCTTTGAGTCTTGGAGCTGATCTTGCCTTCTTAAAAAGGATTCCACAAGTTGGTTTAAATCTAGATCCCGGCCATCTCCAATGCAGTGGTCTCGATCCTTTTTCTTTGGATCGGTCCATTTTCTCAAGAGTGATGTCTACCCATTTGTGTGAGAATGATGGGACAGAAAATCTATCCCTCAGCCCAGGTACTTATGAGAAAAACCGATGGGGTGGGCTGATTGGACAATTAGAGGAGGCCGGATATCGGAACTCTTTGGACATTGAAATTATTTGTCCTCCAGAGAATGTAGAAAAGACCTATAAAGAAGGCCTTTTATTTCTAAAGAAAAATATGGATTTTGTAAATGAAAACAGCCCTGCATGA